One Lacunisphaera limnophila DNA window includes the following coding sequences:
- a CDS encoding DUF423 domain-containing protein, producing the protein MMKTSGQKLLVAAALLGFTGVALGAFGAHGLKQTLEATGQLKNWEKAVFYQLVHAVALLALTGRPLPALGKIGGCWIFGVACFSGSLYWIALGGPIKGLWPVTPLGGLALLAGWAMLAWSAFRQKDA; encoded by the coding sequence ATGATGAAGACCTCTGGCCAAAAATTACTGGTTGCCGCCGCCTTGCTCGGGTTCACGGGGGTGGCGTTGGGAGCCTTTGGCGCTCATGGCCTTAAGCAAACTCTGGAAGCGACCGGACAACTCAAAAACTGGGAAAAAGCCGTGTTTTACCAGTTGGTCCATGCGGTGGCCCTGCTGGCGCTGACCGGCCGACCGCTCCCCGCCTTGGGGAAGATCGGGGGATGCTGGATTTTCGGCGTAGCCTGCTTCTCGGGCTCTCTATATTGGATCGCGCTCGGCGGGCCGATCAAGGGCCTGTGGCCGGTCACCCCGCTGGGCGGATTGGCGCTGCTGGCGGGCTGGGCCATGCTGGCTTGGTCCGCTTTCCGCCAAAAAGACGCATGA
- a CDS encoding CCA tRNA nucleotidyltransferase: MKLPPPLQAALTALRSAGGRPRLVGGSVRDWLLGLEAKDFDIEVYGMDYEAMGRALAAFGPTDVVGRSFGVVKVRIAGAEYDFSLPRRESKTGAGHRGFVVAPDSTLTEAEAAARRDFTVNAIAYDPLEDRILDFHHGVADLKKKILRHTSPAFTEDPLRVLRAFQFAARFEFTLAPETAVLCHSIRDTNAELPVERVWGEWEKWAVKSAKPSLGLTILKQTGWLQHYPEIAALDGLPQEPEWHPEGDVFVHTGHCLDALVRLDSWRKGTPATRRMLSLAVLAHDFGKAGTTKQAERRGRLRWTSPEHEAAGGPLAETFLPRIGAPLDLITFVRPLVVNHLLHHDGPAEYRDTTVRRLARKVAPATLDDLMAVMWSDHLGRPPLVSAETEKRLGFLRQAAQKLALEHAAPKPIVLGRHLIALGRKPGPDFGPALDAAFESQLDGAFADEPGGLEWLKNYLRAHPSL, translated from the coding sequence ATGAAACTTCCCCCTCCGCTCCAAGCCGCCCTGACCGCGCTGCGTTCCGCCGGCGGTCGCCCGCGCCTGGTCGGGGGCAGCGTGCGCGACTGGCTGCTCGGCCTCGAGGCCAAGGATTTCGACATTGAGGTCTATGGGATGGATTACGAAGCCATGGGCCGGGCACTGGCGGCTTTCGGGCCGACCGATGTGGTCGGGCGCAGTTTCGGGGTGGTCAAGGTGCGGATTGCGGGCGCGGAGTACGATTTCTCGCTGCCCCGCCGCGAATCCAAGACCGGGGCCGGCCACCGCGGCTTCGTCGTGGCGCCTGATTCCACCCTCACCGAGGCCGAGGCGGCGGCGCGGCGGGATTTCACGGTCAACGCGATCGCCTACGACCCGCTCGAGGACCGGATCCTGGATTTTCACCACGGGGTGGCGGACCTGAAGAAAAAGATCCTGCGCCACACGAGCCCCGCCTTCACGGAGGATCCCTTGCGGGTGCTCCGGGCCTTCCAGTTTGCCGCGCGGTTTGAATTCACGCTGGCCCCCGAGACCGCGGTGCTCTGTCACTCGATTCGCGACACCAACGCCGAATTGCCCGTCGAGCGCGTTTGGGGGGAATGGGAAAAGTGGGCCGTGAAGTCAGCCAAACCCTCCCTCGGCCTGACCATTCTCAAACAGACCGGCTGGCTGCAGCACTATCCCGAGATCGCGGCCCTCGACGGCCTGCCCCAGGAACCCGAGTGGCACCCGGAAGGCGACGTCTTTGTGCATACCGGCCACTGCTTGGACGCGTTGGTCCGGCTCGACTCCTGGCGAAAGGGAACTCCGGCCACCCGGCGCATGCTTTCCTTGGCGGTGCTGGCGCACGACTTCGGCAAGGCGGGCACGACCAAGCAGGCCGAGCGGCGCGGACGGCTGCGGTGGACCAGTCCGGAACACGAGGCCGCCGGCGGCCCGCTGGCCGAAACGTTCCTGCCCCGCATCGGCGCCCCGCTCGACCTCATCACTTTCGTCCGACCACTCGTCGTGAACCATCTCCTGCACCACGATGGCCCGGCCGAATATCGCGACACGACCGTGCGCCGGCTCGCGCGCAAGGTCGCGCCCGCCACCCTCGACGACCTGATGGCCGTGATGTGGTCGGACCACCTGGGCCGGCCGCCGCTCGTCTCGGCCGAGACGGAGAAGCGCCTGGGCTTCCTGCGCCAGGCCGCCCAGAAGCTCGCCCTGGAGCATGCCGCCCCCAAACCGATCGTCCTCGGCCGCCACCTGATCGCCTTGGGCCGCAAGCCCGGCCCGGACTTCGGCCCCGCGCTGGATGCCGCCTTCGAATCCCAACTCGACGGCGCCTTCGCCGACGAACCGGGCGGCCTGGAATGGCTGAAAAACTATTTGCGGGCCCATCCCTCGCTTTAA
- the tal gene encoding transaldolase yields MSTPNQLEQLKQFTVVVADTGDFASMKQFAPRDATTNPSLILKAAAMPDYAWLIDRAIQEAGPSAATGQVIDRLLVLFGLEILKIVPGRVSTEVDARLSFDRDGTVAKAHEIIALYEKAGIPRERILIKIASTWEGIKAAELLQREQINCNLTLLFSFAQAVACAEAGIRLISPFVGRILDWHKKSTGRDFAPTEDPGVKSVTQIYTYYKKFGHATEVMGASFRNRGEITELAGCDLLTIAPPLLAELQASTEPLARKLDPAAARVADLKKISFDEASFRFALNEDAMATEKTAEGIRLFSADIVKLEQLIVQKRG; encoded by the coding sequence ATGAGCACCCCCAACCAGCTCGAGCAACTCAAGCAGTTCACCGTCGTCGTCGCTGATACCGGCGACTTCGCCAGCATGAAGCAGTTCGCCCCGCGCGACGCCACCACCAACCCCAGCCTCATCCTCAAGGCCGCGGCCATGCCCGACTATGCCTGGCTCATCGACCGGGCCATCCAGGAGGCGGGCCCGTCCGCCGCCACCGGCCAGGTGATCGACCGCCTGCTGGTGCTCTTCGGGCTCGAGATCCTGAAAATCGTGCCCGGCCGCGTGTCAACCGAGGTGGACGCCCGCCTCTCCTTCGATCGCGACGGCACCGTGGCCAAGGCCCACGAGATCATCGCGCTGTACGAGAAGGCCGGCATCCCCCGTGAGCGCATCCTCATCAAGATCGCCTCGACCTGGGAAGGCATCAAGGCGGCCGAGCTCCTGCAGCGGGAGCAGATCAACTGCAACCTCACCCTGCTCTTCTCCTTCGCCCAGGCCGTGGCCTGCGCCGAGGCGGGCATCCGGCTCATCTCGCCCTTCGTCGGCCGCATCCTTGACTGGCACAAGAAAAGCACCGGCCGGGACTTTGCCCCCACCGAGGATCCGGGCGTGAAGTCCGTCACGCAGATCTACACCTACTACAAGAAATTCGGCCACGCCACCGAGGTGATGGGCGCCTCGTTCCGCAACCGCGGCGAGATCACCGAACTCGCCGGCTGCGACCTGCTGACGATCGCCCCGCCCCTGCTCGCCGAATTGCAGGCGAGCACCGAACCGCTCGCGCGCAAACTCGATCCTGCCGCCGCGCGGGTCGCGGATTTGAAAAAAATCTCCTTCGACGAAGCCAGCTTCCGCTTCGCGCTGAACGAGGATGCCATGGCCACGGAGAAGACGGCCGAGGGCATCCGCCTGTTCTCCGCCGACATCGTGAAGCTCGAGCAGCTGATCGTGCAGAAACGAGGCTGA
- a CDS encoding family 20 glycosylhydrolase, with product MAKSEAPPTLVRAFQWDLARQVERLDFLKKLLPRYAAWGYQELYLHLEDAIHYPSLPGIGREDAYTHAALGELVAAATRCGIRVVPIVNLLGHTQYLIKHPDLRDLNELRDERGGPRPQGQVCPLHPRLPEIAGKLLHDLAPYCTAGKVHVGLDESFHLGKCPRCREEVARIGLGGHFAGHVNRLHQQVTELGLQMGIWADMLYFVPEAIPLLPAGITAYDWYYYPFRRKPKVEFYNFAERDLHPALKKQGIAYYGCPMNGAFRHEPLPVYGDRLANIRSWWQRCQNVGAEGLLITSWEANRLALETATVVDAAAASLWLEPGPDDATTMLTRGLARLGVGPPARAQARALLAADDHAFSGYARWQINDRWDVLAGTEPLKRYDTDRRFYTRLHAAAYSWNEAFAAALGFRLYLAERDVFVRQAARDVFRLRRLLARSDQAGLEALHAAMGRNADDFAPALDAGIAAARAMRRHSRDRRRPGQNEALLRKDRARLQVWRRWLTKISHDPTAIGAATPVCGAWQLQLMVHNFTPAVQKVIVEQRVNDEAWQEIASRYTIEFRAEAARSHSRIVRELTVPIPHPDCPLRLRVGGVGEVMVSRVTLTDGIQVYQALPPKRRKRLGLKAPQAGFPDLTAADSRSAWLIRWL from the coding sequence ATGGCAAAATCCGAGGCACCCCCAACCCTAGTTCGCGCCTTTCAGTGGGACCTCGCCCGCCAGGTTGAGCGCCTGGATTTCCTGAAGAAGCTCCTCCCCCGCTACGCCGCGTGGGGCTACCAGGAACTCTACCTCCACCTGGAGGATGCCATCCACTACCCGAGCCTGCCGGGTATCGGCCGCGAGGATGCCTACACCCATGCCGCACTCGGCGAACTCGTCGCAGCCGCGACCCGCTGCGGCATCCGGGTCGTGCCCATCGTCAACCTGCTCGGCCACACCCAGTACCTCATCAAGCATCCCGACCTCCGCGACCTCAATGAGCTGCGCGACGAACGCGGCGGGCCGCGGCCGCAAGGCCAGGTTTGCCCGCTCCACCCTCGCCTGCCGGAGATTGCCGGGAAACTGCTCCACGATCTGGCCCCCTATTGCACTGCCGGCAAGGTCCACGTCGGCTTGGACGAATCATTCCACCTCGGGAAGTGCCCGCGCTGCCGCGAGGAAGTCGCCCGGATCGGCCTCGGGGGTCACTTTGCCGGCCACGTCAACCGCCTGCACCAGCAGGTCACCGAGCTCGGCCTGCAAATGGGGATCTGGGCCGACATGCTTTATTTCGTCCCGGAGGCCATTCCGCTGCTGCCGGCCGGAATCACCGCCTACGACTGGTATTATTATCCTTTCCGCCGGAAGCCGAAGGTCGAGTTCTACAACTTTGCCGAACGCGACCTGCACCCGGCCCTGAAAAAACAAGGCATCGCCTACTATGGCTGCCCGATGAACGGCGCGTTCCGGCATGAACCGCTGCCGGTCTACGGCGACCGGCTGGCCAACATTCGCTCCTGGTGGCAACGCTGCCAGAACGTCGGGGCCGAAGGCCTGCTCATCACCTCTTGGGAAGCCAACCGGCTCGCCCTCGAGACCGCCACGGTGGTTGACGCCGCCGCCGCCAGCCTCTGGCTGGAGCCCGGTCCCGACGACGCCACCACGATGCTGACGCGGGGTTTGGCCCGCCTGGGGGTCGGTCCACCGGCCCGCGCCCAGGCGCGAGCGCTGCTGGCGGCGGATGACCATGCCTTTTCCGGCTACGCGCGTTGGCAGATCAATGACCGCTGGGATGTCCTCGCGGGCACCGAACCGCTGAAAAGGTATGACACCGACCGGCGTTTCTACACCCGACTGCATGCCGCGGCATATTCGTGGAACGAGGCCTTTGCGGCCGCGCTGGGTTTCCGGCTCTACCTGGCCGAACGCGATGTCTTCGTGCGGCAGGCCGCCCGGGATGTGTTTCGGCTGAGACGCCTGCTGGCCCGGTCCGATCAAGCAGGCCTCGAGGCCCTACATGCCGCCATGGGCCGGAACGCCGACGATTTTGCCCCCGCGTTGGACGCGGGGATCGCCGCCGCCCGCGCCATGAGGCGGCACAGCCGTGACCGCCGGCGTCCGGGCCAGAATGAAGCCCTTCTCCGGAAAGACCGCGCGCGCCTACAAGTCTGGCGACGCTGGCTCACCAAAATCAGCCACGACCCCACGGCCATTGGGGCAGCCACTCCGGTATGCGGGGCGTGGCAACTCCAGCTCATGGTCCATAATTTTACCCCGGCCGTTCAGAAAGTGATTGTTGAACAACGGGTAAACGATGAAGCCTGGCAGGAAATCGCCAGCCGATACACGATCGAGTTTCGGGCCGAAGCCGCCCGATCGCACTCGCGTATCGTCCGCGAATTGACGGTTCCCATCCCCCATCCCGACTGCCCACTGCGACTACGGGTGGGCGGGGTCGGCGAAGTCATGGTCTCCCGGGTCACGTTGACCGACGGCATCCAGGTGTATCAGGCCTTGCCGCCCAAGCGCCGGAAACGGCTTGGATTGAAGGCGCCGCAGGCCGGTTTCCCGGATCTGACGGCGGCGGACAGCCGGTCGGCATGGTTGATCCGCTGGTTATAA
- a CDS encoding TonB-dependent receptor has protein sequence MALVLSLAFSVSSTTVFAQQTAGAIYGKVAAGSTVTVESTGTGYKRSATASAEGNYRIGSLPPGTYKVTYSDGSATQTKEADVAIGSSTLVGSETGVLELEKFVVGGLSVNPVDFSSTESVSVFNEKQIDLLPIARNPSSIALLAPGTTLGDTAFGNLVSFGGASVAENAYFVNGFNISNFRNGLDPATVPFEFYSQFEVKTGAYSAEFGRSTGGVISASTKSGTNEYKAGANVYFQPSSGYENRPDSYYKDAAGQMQLLTYNGGDKREQLTSNVFASGPLLKNKIFFYGLYQTRDISQTDVISAGTQILTQESDDPFWGAKLDIVPFDNHRLEFTAFKDKSRVTGTQYPYVFANRAVDRTATPSYQYTDRGGETKIGRYTGTFFENLTISALYGKSEQDLTDSGSLDTTPYVLDGRSGPLNYVTGNPNGTIATASDEREAMRLDAEYTFTLAGNHRLRAGFDREDNISKDVTTYSGNVYFRYYNVPSSGVVNGATVTGSNVGYVRERLLQQGGNFKVKSDAWYLEDNWTLMNDRLNLRLGVRNESFENLNGADESFITIKDQKAPRLGASYDLFGNKKTKVYMNFGRYHLPVASNTNVRLAGGELFTQDFYVLNSVGADGLPVKGAKLGGTVVLGDGTVGDTRTLVDLDIASMYQDEWVLGAQHALSKDLLVGVRFTSREIAGTAMDDMLVDHALTEWAHANGFPAFDGSGLNHYVLANPGRAIRTFWDFSENGTLEANEEAILTTDMLDYPEAIRKYYAVELTLEKVWNGKWSAQASYTWSQSYGNYEGWVLSDNGQDDAGITQLFDTPDLTINTYGKLPNDRRHQFKAFGAYALTPELSLGVNMLLSSGRPINQLVPYDDAILGGAYGVSYLGVPRGSAGTTDWQFNTDLSLVYRPKWSKDRLTFTFDMFNVLNGRAVTEVFESYQDDGGDLDYRYGAPTSWQAPRYMRLSASFEY, from the coding sequence ATGGCGCTCGTGCTCTCCCTTGCCTTCTCGGTAAGCAGCACGACGGTCTTCGCTCAGCAAACCGCCGGCGCGATCTACGGTAAAGTTGCCGCTGGATCCACGGTCACGGTCGAAAGCACCGGCACGGGCTACAAGCGCTCCGCCACCGCCTCGGCTGAAGGTAATTACCGCATCGGCTCCCTGCCCCCCGGCACCTACAAGGTGACCTACAGCGACGGCAGCGCGACCCAGACCAAGGAAGCCGATGTGGCCATCGGCTCTAGCACCCTGGTGGGTTCTGAAACCGGCGTCCTTGAGCTCGAGAAGTTCGTCGTCGGCGGTCTTTCCGTCAACCCGGTCGACTTCAGCAGCACGGAGTCGGTTTCCGTGTTCAACGAGAAGCAGATCGACCTCCTCCCGATCGCCCGCAACCCGAGCTCGATCGCCCTGCTCGCCCCCGGCACCACGCTGGGTGACACGGCCTTCGGCAACCTCGTCTCCTTCGGTGGCGCCTCCGTCGCGGAGAACGCTTACTTCGTGAACGGTTTCAACATCAGCAATTTCCGTAACGGTCTCGATCCGGCCACCGTGCCCTTCGAGTTCTACAGCCAGTTCGAAGTCAAGACCGGCGCCTATTCCGCCGAGTTCGGCCGTTCGACCGGTGGCGTGATCAGCGCCTCCACCAAGAGCGGTACCAACGAGTACAAGGCCGGCGCCAACGTCTACTTCCAGCCCAGCAGCGGCTACGAAAACCGCCCGGATTCCTACTACAAGGATGCCGCCGGTCAGATGCAGCTCCTCACCTACAACGGTGGCGACAAGCGCGAGCAACTGACCTCCAACGTCTTCGCCAGCGGCCCCCTCCTGAAGAACAAGATCTTCTTCTACGGCCTCTATCAGACCCGTGACATCAGCCAGACTGACGTCATCAGCGCGGGAACGCAGATCCTCACCCAGGAATCCGATGATCCGTTCTGGGGCGCCAAGCTCGATATCGTTCCCTTCGACAACCACCGCCTGGAGTTCACCGCCTTCAAGGACAAGTCCCGCGTCACCGGCACGCAGTATCCCTACGTGTTCGCCAACCGGGCCGTCGACCGCACCGCCACGCCTTCCTACCAGTACACGGATCGCGGCGGCGAGACGAAGATCGGCCGCTACACCGGCACCTTCTTCGAGAATCTGACGATCTCCGCCCTCTACGGCAAGAGCGAGCAGGACCTGACCGACAGCGGTTCGCTCGACACGACCCCCTACGTCCTCGACGGCCGCAGCGGTCCGTTGAATTACGTCACGGGTAATCCGAACGGCACGATCGCGACCGCTTCCGATGAGCGCGAGGCCATGCGTCTTGACGCCGAGTATACCTTCACCCTGGCCGGCAACCACCGTCTCCGCGCGGGTTTCGACCGTGAAGACAATATCTCGAAGGACGTGACCACGTATTCCGGCAATGTCTACTTCCGGTACTACAACGTGCCCAGCAGCGGCGTCGTCAACGGCGCCACCGTCACCGGCTCGAACGTCGGTTATGTCCGCGAGCGCCTCCTCCAGCAGGGTGGCAACTTCAAGGTCAAGTCCGATGCCTGGTACCTTGAGGACAATTGGACCCTGATGAATGACCGCCTCAATCTGCGTCTCGGCGTGCGCAATGAGTCCTTCGAGAATCTCAACGGCGCCGATGAGTCCTTCATCACCATCAAGGATCAGAAAGCCCCTCGCCTCGGCGCCTCCTACGACCTCTTCGGCAACAAGAAGACCAAGGTCTACATGAACTTCGGCCGCTACCACCTGCCGGTCGCGTCGAACACCAACGTCCGCCTCGCCGGCGGCGAGCTCTTCACCCAAGACTTCTACGTGCTTAACTCCGTAGGGGCTGACGGCCTGCCGGTCAAAGGCGCCAAGCTGGGCGGAACGGTTGTTCTCGGCGACGGCACCGTGGGTGACACCCGCACGCTGGTCGACCTCGACATCGCCTCGATGTACCAGGACGAGTGGGTCCTCGGTGCGCAGCACGCCCTCTCCAAGGACCTGCTGGTCGGCGTCCGCTTCACCAGCCGTGAAATCGCCGGCACCGCCATGGATGACATGCTGGTCGACCACGCCCTCACGGAGTGGGCCCACGCCAACGGCTTCCCGGCCTTCGATGGCAGCGGCCTGAACCACTACGTCCTCGCCAACCCCGGCCGCGCGATCCGCACGTTCTGGGACTTCAGCGAGAACGGCACCCTCGAGGCCAACGAAGAGGCGATCCTGACCACCGACATGCTCGATTATCCCGAGGCCATCCGCAAATATTACGCGGTCGAGCTCACCCTCGAGAAGGTCTGGAACGGCAAATGGAGCGCGCAGGCTTCCTACACCTGGTCGCAGTCCTATGGTAACTACGAAGGTTGGGTTCTCTCCGACAACGGCCAGGATGATGCCGGCATCACCCAGCTGTTCGACACCCCTGACCTGACGATCAACACCTACGGCAAGCTCCCGAACGACCGCCGCCACCAGTTCAAGGCCTTCGGCGCCTACGCCCTGACCCCGGAACTCTCCCTCGGCGTCAATATGCTGCTCTCCAGCGGCCGTCCGATCAACCAACTGGTTCCGTATGACGACGCGATCCTGGGCGGCGCTTATGGCGTTTCCTACCTCGGCGTACCGCGTGGTTCGGCCGGCACGACCGACTGGCAGTTCAACACCGACCTGTCGCTCGTCTACCGCCCCAAGTGGAGCAAGGACCGTCTGACCTTCACCTTCGATATGTTCAACGTCCTCAACGGCCGCGCCGTGACCGAGGTGTTTGAATCGTATCAGGACGACGGCGGCGACCTCGACTACCGCTACGGCGCCCCGACGTCCTGGCAGGCCCCGCGCTACATGCGCCTGTCCGCCAGCTTCGAGTACTAA